Part of the Panicum virgatum strain AP13 chromosome 4N, P.virgatum_v5, whole genome shotgun sequence genome is shown below.
GTCCACGTGGTGGTATGGTACCTCCAATGTCCAGCTGCGCTCTTGCTGTGACCACCACGTCCGCCCAGAAGGCACCGGAAAACTGCAATGGGTACTTCACTCTTGAGAGTATCATAGCGGTCGATGAGGGTGTACAGTATGGAACTTGTGATGCTGCAGACAGCTATAACACTTTCTTTACGGAAGCCCATAACGATGGCCGTGTAGCCCAACAGGTGAAACTGATGGCTTTCTACGCTGAACCGCCTGTAGCAGGAAACTCTACAACTGAGGTGAGTTCCCTTGAATTAACTCCATAAATTCTGCCAGTAACTAGTAGCAAAGTTAGTATTTGGTTAGAgggtaagagcaactccagcccaGGCTCTCATTTGGGCCCCTACTCTAaattttgagagtttagggagaAAACAAACTCCAGCAAGCCTCCTAGATGGGCTCCTATTTTAGATGGACTCTCAAATTAGCACCCCAAGTCCCTAGGAATAGGAGCCTCCCATCTCCTACGCTCCGGACCGCCCCCACGCGCCACCCagcggcgcgccggccgccgcgcctccaACTCCGCCCAGCGCTCCCTCCCCTGCCGGCGAGCTGCTCCTCCGCGGGCGAGCTGCGCCGCGAGCCCCCCCTGCCGGCGAGCCTCCATGGCGCTCCTCCCCCCCACCCCTACTCGCAcagccggcctcctccgcccgccgtcgccgttcttcgccgcgcccgccggggaAGCTCCATCTTCCTCGCGGCGGTGGACGGCCGGCCGGAAAGCAGCGCCCGCCACGGGTCCATGGCGCGCCGGGTGCCACGCCGACCCGATGCACCCGGCACTCCGGCTCCCGCGCCGCTTCCCCAGCACGACCTCCTACGCCCGCACCGCCGGCCTCGAGCTCCGGCGATCGAGCCGCCGGCCATGCTCTCTAGAGCCCCCGCTGCCGGCCCCGTGCTCCAGAGCCCCCGCTGCCGGCACCGCGCTCTTGCAGCACCCCCGCCACCGGTCACTATCCCCAAGCTGCAGCACCCCCGCCACCGGCCTCAAGCTCTGGCGCCCACGTCGCCGGCCCCAAGCTCCGGTGCCTGCGAGTGGAGGAGACGGATCTTTGTGGAAGTGGTGCACCCCGTGCTGCTCGGCGCCGCCCACTCCtccacgccaccgccgcaggccggcccggcggcgctgcccctgctcctccatGCCGTTGATGCAggtcgggccggcggcgccgccctgctccgccgcgagaGATCTATTGGGGAGAGAGTCGAGAGAGAGGAGCACAGCGCGCCCTCGCCCACCAGCATCATCGCGCAGGCCACCCTCGAGACCGCCGTCGGCGAGCTCCGCGCCGTCGTGTCATGCCTCTACACGTCCGAGGAGCCGGCCGAGTCCGAGAAGTTGGTGCTCAAGATCGAGCGCCTCTGGCGGGAGGCCGGCGCCGAGCAGGCCGTCCTCGCCTCGCTCGCCAGGCCCGCCGTCATCAACGGCTTCGTCGAGATCCACTTCAACTCGGTCAGCGCCCAGGTGCTGCAGGTCAccgtcttcctcctcgccgaGCTCGCCTCCCGGGACGATGCCGTCGTGCAGACGCTCACCAGGGTCGACCAGGGTCGACTTCGACGTCGACTGTCTGGTGGCCCTCTTCAAGAAGGGCCTGGTGGAGGCCGTGGTGCTCATCTGCCTCCTCGCGCCCACGCCGGAGCAGCTCGTCGAGATGGACATGGCGGAGGCGCTCGTGTCCACCATCCACCGCGGCGACGAGGACCCGCTCAGGATGTGCACCAACCCCAAGGCCGCGTCGGTGATCCTCCTAGCCAGGTCCTCgccgaggagggcggcggcggcacggacaGGGACAGGGACAGCTCCACGGCGCCGGTGCCAAGGTCCGCGCTCCTGTTGGAGAGGTTCATCCGGAGTGTGGCCGCGAGCCTGGGAGCCGAGCAGGTGCTGGACGAGAGGCTGGCCGCCATGCGCATCCTGCTCCGATGCATCTGGGAGGACGGCCACTGCCGGAGCAGCATCGCCGAGAGGAATAGGGGCCTCTTTTGCAGGCCCGACTGGAGTTGAGGCTCATTTTGGGCCCTCATTTCTTGCAGGCCAGCTCCTAAAATCGAATGTAGGGGCTTTATTTTCCAGGCCCgactggagatgctctaaggtaGGATGGGATGGCTTCATCCCACTTTAGGACATTGCTTGGCCCACTGTCATCCTCGCAGGTGGGATGGTTGTATTCCATTAATTTTGTGTAACCAGCATCTGGCTAGCGGAATATTCTCACATGAGAGCCATCCTTCCGCACCTTATCCACCAACCAaacacataaaaataaaaaaaataaaattgatgATCCCCTCATCCCATGAACCAAATACACCCTAGGTGATCCGAATATCCGATTGCTGGTAGTTGTGGCTaggtgagagaaaaaaaatgccgGCCCATAGAAGAATACGCAAGTTCAACCCTGTGTGTACAACTGAACTGAAACCTCTTTCTACCATAAGCTCCCGTAGTTTTTATCTCAACCGTCTAGGTAAATGGTTTATCTACCCAGAACCACCTGGGCAGTAGGAGGGAGGATGAGTCCGAACCATCGCCAGATCGGAGCCAGGCAAGGGCCTCAGGGCTGTTGACCCTGCTGTCCTCATTTGGACACTACAGCGAGCCCTCGAGCATATGAATGAAATCCTTGTCCTCAGTAGTCCTCACTCGAGGGGATGACAGCTTAATTAGTCCTCGTTGATGTAGGGGTCATGGCCATGCTTATCTTCCTCTGATAGAGATGACAATGACCACGCTGACCGAAGCCACAAACTATTGAACAGTAGAAGAGGCAGTGGCGGTAGATTCTAGAGTGCCCATGGGTGATGGATTGGTTGCCATTTCATGCAATGGTGAGGCAGGGCTTTTCTGGACGTCCAAGGGAGGGAGATGAGGGGGATCTATAGGACAAGGACAACCGTGATAAGGGAGGTTGAGGGCCAAGGCCAGCTTGGAGGGAGGCGAGTGTCGATGTTTTATTGTCGTCACCCTACTTTTGGGGTGGTAAACATTCTCGTGAGTCTAGTTGTGGCTGAACCATCCAAATTAATCTGGTCAAGTGTACTAACCAACACCATAAAGACAATCAGGGCTAACTCGCACTTCAAAAGGAGTAACTGGGCAGTCTGTCGGATAgtatcccgataaaaccacctgaACTAGGATCGAACAAAGCATACATAAAATCCGCACAAAGAgattacaacatttcacaaattttacaacatagAGTCTGGTACCGAAATAATATTACAAACCGACTTCAAATTCATAAATCGAGTACTTCAGAGGCATCGAGTACTTtagagttcaactgcagcggaaaaaATAAACGATAGTTCTACTCGACGATACAAGATATCATGATGAAACATGTACATGatatcactcggcattgtcatcgttagTCGgggtcgtatcccactccaccgaccaaccaggaggcagaGAACACGGCCAAGCCAAGTTAGCGATCATATCCTCAAAAGTATTGCCTGAAAACAgagccacaagtaaggctgagtatactaatactttgcaaggcttacccgacaatgggtatacttagcccactatcttgACATGCAaaacttttggcttgaggggtttgttttgccgaaaagcaactaaAAGTAGATCTTTAATTTCCGATTTTAGCCTCCCGATTCTAATTCAGTTAAATAAGcaactatccaatagcatacatgatggaaaaacaattatctttcatcattcaGCCATATAGATCGTCATCCATATTctacttcttactctatgtggtaaaaaggtcaagcagtctcattggccgtgagaagcggacgatttgaatcgagtttcttaaccttgcaaggtacatctaatgcacacgtcacgtggttactctcAGAGTCACACATGCAATTTTTCACCTTTCTTCCTAGCTTGTGGATTAGGGCCACCCCGCTCAACTATAGAGTACgcagactctgcacccgcatgtgcgcacATGTGAACCTAGTTTAAAGAGGATGAGGGTGCcgtccactccccggtccaattgggtatttaagcttaccgattaccatattctcgatATGTGGTTAGTaggttcaaacgcttaaccaccactaccacacattgCAGCCTTAgcatttttcactaaacagacggggcctCAACCATGAACATCGTACCATCGCCCTGCCCGTAGATCTTATAGCCgcagtatgtagtagacattcaacttcTATCTTCTCACGAACAGGGTTACCTAGGATCATACAACTAAAGTTCCATTCAATttctgtaaacttaaatgcacaagtatatatGAAACATAAATTGCATATAATTGAAAGTAGTAGGATTCATGCTCTGGGGCTTGTCTTCCTGAGCGTaactagccttgggctcttctgaactttggttcggaTCTTCGACTGCTTTAGTTAGATTAATCagggcttcacgctgctcactctcatACTcaggcaccaactcgtacgttcTGCTAGCAAGAGTAGTCgattctatatgaaatgcacatgcatgagcGTGATGATGGTAAAAGATAAACAAGgatttcactataaagttgttaAGCATCTTATATACACTTCATTGGACAATCGTTTATAGGGTATTATCTAACATAAACTAGTTCATAAAGAAGCTAGGGTGGGTAGAAGTATTCAACTAGTGAGCAGAAGCACTCGACTAGTGAGCAGAGGCACTCGACTAGCAAGTAGAAGTACTGGACTAGCGAGTAGAAGTACTGGACTAGAAAGCAGAAGTACTGGACTAGTGAGAAGAAATACTCGACTAGTGGGTAGAAGCACTAGACTAGCGAGCAGAACCACTCGACTAGTGACTAGTGGGTAGAAGCATTCGACTGGTGGGTAGAAGCACTCGCTCGACTCATGGGTAGAAGCACTCGACTGGGGGGTAGAAGTACTCGACTAGGAGCTGGGATGGCGAGGGTGGTACTGGGAAGCTTCAAGAGGCCGAAGGGAAGCCGTTCCAGGTCTCAGGCCAGGCGGAGGAAGGGCGGAGACGGGGGCTTACCGTGAGGGTGCTTGGCAATGGTGGGCGCCGGCAGTTGAAGGGGAAAAAAAGCAACCCCTTGTAAAAACATTAGTTAGAAAGACGACTGAAATCACAAGATAAAATTTAGGGGGAAATTTAGGTTCTGTTTGGACGGAGCCGAAGCATGCCGCGCCCAGACTCTGGTCGCTCCGCAGATGCGGCGGTCGATTCGTGAGCCACATTCTCGGCAAGCTGCGGCACACAAATTGAACTAGCATGCTTTGACGAGTTGTGGCGGCGCCGAACTTCACGTAACCAACCAAACGGCTGCCTAACTTGCGCGCAAAAATTGTGGCCAGCTGTGGCGTGTTGTGGCTATGAACCAAACACATTGGGCCTAACTGCCTATTGACATGTCAAGAAACTAGTGGGTAACGTGGAAAGTTTTTCCTTTTGCAGTACAAACACGCTGCACAGTTTTCTTATAAGTTGTAGGAAGTTTAATATTAGCGCATTGGGCGATGAATGTATAACTACTTTTGTCGTATCTGCTATTTAAGACACTTTAATTTCTTAATGCATTAACAAATCAAATGAAATCCTGCAGGTGGCGAAGGAACCGAAGAACAATACATATCAACAGCTGGATTTTACCATGATGGCAGGCCCTGACTGCAATGAGCAGGAATTTTATGATATACGTGAGACCTCTTCAGATGTTATAGAAGAACTCATTGTTGGGAGGActgatgaaaaagaaaaaataatgacTTCTTTATTACAAGGTGACAGCATGAGAGATAGCATCACCACTGGGGATCTCCCCCCCGAAGTTgttcggaaaaaaaaagagatagcatCACCATCCTTCCTATACATGGTATTGGAGGCATTGGCAAGACAACATTTGCAAAAATGATTTACAATGACACAAAATTCAAATATTACTCTCAAGTATGGGTCTATGTGTCCCCAAGATTTGACTCAAATAAAATCGGTAACTCCATAATTTCACAGCTCACTGAAAAGGAGAGCCAACTAAATGAGAAACAGTTGATACGGACACGCCTCAAGAAGCTATTAGCCGGGAAGAAGATTTTGATTGTTTTGGATGACTTATGGGAGGATGATCCATATAAATTGTTTGATTTGAAGACTATGCTAATGCTTGGTGAGACAGGCAACATAATAGTTATAGTAACAACACGTGATGAACACGTTGCTATGGAAATTGGAACCATTGAGCCATACAAGATAGAACTCCTGACAAAGGAGTTGTGCTGGGAGATAATAAAACAAAAAAGTGGTTTTGAAGCTAGAGATGACAAAGAACAGATGAAGGATATAGGAATGGAGATTGCCTCGAAGTGTGGAGGTGTACCTTTAGCTGCTCAATCTCTTGGATACACATTGCGGTCCAAGGATTTGAATGAATGGGAGAAAGTTAATGATAGCGATGTTTGGAATGAACCTACTTCAAGGAATGGATCTTTACAAAATCAAGTGCTTGCAGCCTTGAGGTTAAGTTATAGTGGTATGGATCACCGCCTAAGGTCATGCTTTACCTACTGTGCAATCTTTCCAAAAGGTCACAACATAATTAAAGATGATCTAAGTCACCAATGGATTTCACTGGGGTTCATCAGGCCAATGAAAGCACCCTTCAAGAAGCACCAGCTCAGTGAGAAGTACATTGCCAAGCTCCTGGGAATGTCTTTCCTTCAACCTTCAATGTCACCGCCAGTGAGTTATTTATGTCAATCTCCAACCTTTAAATTCATTATTTCCTCAAAAGAATTGCAAGGAAACTCATGTAAAGATGTAATTTAGTACACTGTGACCAACAAATAGTGACCATAGACAATAAATGGCGTATCTATATATAATTACAGAACAGTGAACCCAAGCTCATAAGGGAAAAAACTGCACTAGGGAGGACAAGATAGCCTGACCCATAACATTGTGTGTATGTGCGTGAGTGTATGCTCATGCGCAGCTGGATAGCCCTTGCATAATCTTCTCAGTTCCATGTCAGCACTCTGTTTAATTGAGATGTAGATGTTTAAGGGCTTATCTATTTCATTAAGAAATTAATTTGGGGATCTAAATGATATCAGAGGGAAAAAAAGATTAAGAATCTTGGGTGTAATCTCACACTTTGTTATAGTTTGTACTTCATtcttgaacaaaaaaaatatattaagtACATTTAATGGATTTTTCCTGCTATAGGCTTTAGTAAGAACAAACTTGAGGGGTTCCTATTCATAATATACCTGCTGGTAACCTGAGAAATGTACAAATATTATGTTCAGTTTGTTTTGGACAAATGTTCCTTATCTATCAATAAACATCCACACAAGAAGGCAGTATATCTCTGTATTAAGAAAAAATATAGAAGTTTATTTTGTCACATCAACGTGGATCATCAACAACCACACACGACCATGGAAACTACAAATTTTGCAATTTTATCAACAGTAATATATGGGTGGCAAACAATTTCAATACACTATAGTATATTTTCTTGTGTGACGATATATTTCCTACAGTTTTTAAGGGAAACCCAACAAACTCACTCCCCACAGCATTTAGGTACTTATAAAAATACACAAACTGTTGTTACTTTAAAACTAAAGATGGATGAGAATAATCTTTTATGCTGTGGTAACAAACTAGTTGTAATGCACTTTAATTTTGTTGCTACGTGCACactaatataaaaaataatagaaaTTTAGAATCCTGACACAAGTATAGACTTTGTCGCAGACTTCTGGAGCATATTATGAAGGTATTACATTCTTTACCATGCATGATCTGGTGCATGACTTCGCGAGATTAATATTGGACGATAAAATTTTGGATGCTAGTAAAAAAGGCAGTACTCGGGGAGGCAGCTGCCGCCATGCATTGCTCACTGATTGTAGCAAACCGTTGGGATTATTCTTGACTTGTCCTGACAGTCTAAGGGCACTGCGTTTTCTGGACTGCGGTAATATTGAATTACGTGGCGATACGTTCTCATCTGCAACGTCCTTGTGCATCTTGGATTTAAGTGAATGCCGCATAAATCAGTTGCCAGATTCTATTGCCCACTTACAGCATCTGAAGTATCTGAACGCGCCAGGTATTCGTGGTAAATATATCCCGAACCATATTACGAGGCTCTTGAAATTAAACTATCTAAGCATTAGTGGGTCTTCTGAAATATTAGCATTGCCCGAGTCGATTGGAGAAATGGAGGAACTGGTTCATCTTGATTTGTCAGGTTGTTCAAAAATAAGAAAACTGCCAGAACTGTTTGGCAATCTTAAAAATATGGAACATCTGGATCTTTCAAAATGCTCTGATGTTACAGGAGTATCAGAACAGCTGGGTAGCCTCATGAAACTGGAATATTTGGACGTATCATACTGCAAAAATGTTGGAAACTTACCAAGAGCGTTGAGCAGCCTCACAGAACTGCAATATTTGAATTTATCATTCAGCTCATACTTAATGGGCATCCAAGATAGCCTCCTTGGGGACGAAGAATCATACAAGTATCCTGCAGAAAATATTTCAAATCCTGCAGGCGGATCCGGGATAGTTGGTATTGTTGAGGCAGAGATCTTGGGCACCCTGACCAAGGTCAAATATTTGAAGTTATGTATAGATGGATTTTCTACATTATTGCTTCCAAAGCTCCCTGAGGCTTTGGGAAGCTTTAATGAACTGAAGTATTTAGACTTATCAGGTTCTTCTTCACTGTATAAATTGCCATCATCATTTGGGAAGCTCCACAGTTTACTACATATTGATTTGTCAGACTGCTATCGTGTTGATGGTGTACCGGAAGCCTTGACTGGCCTAAACAAGCTCAGATATTTGAATTTATCAAATTGTTCCATCGGTGTAAATGAAGAACTGCCGAGTCTAAGAGGGCTACAAGAAGCAATTGCCAATCTCACTGAACTACGCTATTTAAACTTAAAAAGTTGTCTTGAAACTATATGTGGTGACCAACGAGTAGACGAAAGCAACGCTTTCCTGGGTCACATCAGTGCTCTTTCCTATCTAGAGCACCTGACGCTGTCAAGAAATGGGAATCTTTACAGTTTACCCGAAACTTTTGGTAAGCTCAGAAAGCTGCATAAGCTGGACCTCTCATATTGTTGTAACCTCAGGAAGCTGCCAGTAAGTATATCTGAAATCGGCAGTCTGAGGTTTCTGAATACGGATGGTTGCCGCAGTTTTGATGAGTCCACGTTACCTCAGTTCAGAAATAGTTCTTTCTTATTACCTCACTTTGTGGTCCTTGCCGATGATGGTGAATCTAGCAGCAATATTATTAAGCTCAAGGATGAAAATCCTCCTATCTTGGAGATAAGCAGGCTTGAAAGAGTCAAGTCTTCTGCAGAGGCACAGAGGATAAATTTGTCGGGAAAACAAAGTATTGGAAAAATAAAATTTGTATGGACAAAAGGTGCTGAGAGATTCGTAGAGGACATTGAAGTTTTGAAAGAACTGATGCCACCAGCCTGTTTAGAATACTTCGAGCTACAAGGTTACAATGGCATAAGGTTTCCACCCTGGGTGACGAGCATTGAGAGTTATTTACCTCGTATCATCAGGATTTCCATTACGGAGTTGCCCAGCTGCACGACCTTACCACCACTCGGTCAATTAGCAAACCTTCAAGAGCTGCATATCGAGCAAATGGACAGCATTACCAAGATTGATGGGGAATTGTACGGCTGCGGGGGAGCTTTTCCCAAACTGACAACCTTTCGTTTACTAAGAATGGAAAATCTGGAAGAGTGGAACACAGAACACCCCTGTGGTGAGGATGGTTCACATGTGCTCGTGTTCCCTATATTAACCCTTTTGGCAATAAGTGGCTGCCCCAAGCTGAGGATTAAACCGTGCCTGCCTAGAGGTGAGTACTTCTTGGACATAAGGAGTTGTGATGACCTGCTATCACCATTGGAAGAGAGATACCAGGTACCTGAATCCTCCTACCCTGCTCCGAAAGGCCTTTTTGTGCATTACTGCGAGCAGCCTCTGCATGAGTGGAGGTTGCTCCACCAACTCCCTGGGATCAGTTACTTGAGCATCGAGCATTGCAGTGACCTCACATGCAGCTCAACAGAGATCATTCGATGTCTCTCCTCCCTCGAGACTTTATCTGTGACAGATTGCGAAAGCATTACAGCGCTGCCAGACTGGTTGGGAGACCTAACCAGTCTCATGAGACTTGAGATAATCAATTGCACTGGCATCCAAACATTGCCAGAGAGCATAGAGCGACTCACCAACCTCCAAGAGCTAAAAGTTTCAGGCTGCCCTGACCTAGTGCAGTGGTGTGAATCAGAGAAATCTATGACGATGCTATCTCACATCAAGACTAAGGTATATACCCCGCCATGAATTTAAGCAATATAGGGCACACTTATATTCTCGTTGAGGACTGTTCTTTTATGAATGCTTTGTCGGTTTACTTTCTTCCAATGACTGTTTTTTCAGGAAACTAGAAAACGCAAGCTTACCTACAGTTTAGAATCCTATGGAAAGGCCAAGGAGCAGtagtagttagtacaactctgAACAtctcccttgtttttgaagatcggtactaatatacttctcctccattcttcaggcatcttgtttgaccgaaaaatgaggttaaaaagcttagttaactaTACCATCGCTATAtcacctaggcatctccacacttcaatggggataccatcagggcccatcgctttaactcctttcatcctcttcaaagcctccccgatctctgctTCCTGAATTCCCCTCACAAAGcatctgttggtatcgtcaaaagagttatCTAATTCAAGAATAGGCCCCTcattctccccattaaacaacttgtcgaagtactctcacCATCAGCccttgatctcctcatccttcactagaagTCGATCTATCCCATCCTTGATgtatttgatttggttgatgccCCTTGTCTTCCACTCATGGATCCTAgtcatcctataaatgtccttctccccttccttcgtgcctagccgctgatacaggtcatcatacgccttaccctttgctacactcgcagctcgctttgcagccattttcgctaatttatagccctcgatgttggctgcactcctgtcaaggtggaggcgcttgaaacattccttcttctccttaataaccctttgcacctcgtcattccaccaccaggtgtctttcccttcctgtttgcctcccctactcacgccaaacacttCTGTGGCCACCTTCCAAACACATATtgtcatctttagccacatgttgTCTGCAtattctccttcttcccaaggcccctcacctagtaTCCTCTCCTTAAATGTTTGCgtcgcttcccctctaagcttccaccacttcgtTCTTGCAATCTTGGCATATTTGTTCCAGTGGACACAAACCCAAAAATGAAAGTctgccaccacaagcttgtgttgagggacaacataCTCCCCAGGTATTACCTTACTATCTAAGCAATCCCGTCTATCTTCCTTCCTAGCatggataaagtcgatctggctcgagtgttgtccactatgaaaggtcacaagatgggattctctCTTCCTAAAAagggtattcgctatcaacaagtcataGGCCAACGTGAAGTTCAAAACATCATCCCCcacttgactcctgctaccatacctaAAACCCTCGTGCACTCGCTTGAACCCTACATTAGttgcacccacatggccgttgagatctcctatgAGGAGTTTCTCGCTGATAGGCACAGTAGTGACCAtactat
Proteins encoded:
- the LOC120670792 gene encoding disease resistance protein RGA2-like isoform X3 produces the protein MIYNDTKFKYYSQVWVYVSPRFDSNKIGNSIISQLTEKESQLNEKQLIRTRLKKLLAGKKILIVLDDLWEDDPYKLFDLKTMLMLGETGNIIVIVTTRDEHVAMEIGTIEPYKIELLTKELCWEIIKQKSGFEARDDKEQMKDIGMEIASKCGGVPLAAQSLGYTLRSKDLNEWEKVNDSDVWNEPTSRNGSLQNQVLAALRLSYSGMDHRLRSCFTYCAIFPKGHNIIKDDLSHQWISLGFIRPMKAPFKKHQLSEKYIAKLLGMSFLQPSMSPPTLSQTSGAYYEGITFFTMHDLVHDFARLILDDKILDASKKGSTRGGSCRHALLTDCSKPLGLFLTCPDSLRALRFLDCGNIELRGDTFSSATSLCILDLSECRINQLPDSIAHLQHLKYLNAPGIRGKYIPNHITRLLKLNYLSISGSSEILALPESIGEMEELVHLDLSGCSKIRKLPELFGNLKNMEHLDLSKCSDVTGVSEQLGSLMKLEYLDVSYCKNVGNLPRALSSLTELQYLNLSFSSYLMGIQDSLLGDEESYKYPAENISNPAGGSGIVGIVEAEILGTLTKVKYLKLCIDGFSTLLLPKLPEALGSFNELKYLDLSGSSSLYKLPSSFGKLHSLLHIDLSDCYRVDGVPEALTGLNKLRYLNLSNCSIGVNEELPSLRGLQEAIANLTELRYLNLKSCLETICGDQRVDESNAFLGHISALSYLEHLTLSRNGNLYSLPETFGKLRKLHKLDLSYCCNLRKLPVSISEIGSLRFLNTDGCRSFDESTLPQFRNSSFLLPHFVVLADDGESSSNIIKLKDENPPILEISRLERVKSSAEAQRINLSGKQSIGKIKFVWTKGAERFVEDIEVLKELMPPACLEYFELQGYNGIRFPPWVTSIESYLPRIIRISITELPSCTTLPPLGQLANLQELHIEQMDSITKIDGELYGCGGAFPKLTTFRLLRMENLEEWNTEHPCGEDGSHVLVFPILTLLAISGCPKLRIKPCLPRGEYFLDIRSCDDLLSPLEERYQVPESSYPAPKGLFVHYCEQPLHEWRLLHQLPGISYLSIEHCSDLTCSSTEIIRCLSSLETLSVTDCESITALPDWLGDLTSLMRLEIINCTGIQTLPESIERLTNLQELKVSGCPDLVQWCESEKSMTMLSHIKTKVYMGPICRERFWKV
- the LOC120670792 gene encoding disease resistance protein RGA2-like isoform X1 gives rise to the protein MIYNDTKFKYYSQVWVYVSPRFDSNKIGNSIISQLTEKESQLNEKQLIRTRLKKLLAGKKILIVLDDLWEDDPYKLFDLKTMLMLGETGNIIVIVTTRDEHVAMEIGTIEPYKIELLTKELCWEIIKQKSGFEARDDKEQMKDIGMEIASKCGGVPLAAQSLGYTLRSKDLNEWEKVNDSDVWNEPTSRNGSLQNQVLAALRLSYSGMDHRLRSCFTYCAIFPKGHNIIKDDLSHQWISLGFIRPMKAPFKKHQLSEKYIAKLLGMSFLQPSMSPPTLSQTSGAYYEGITFFTMHDLVHDFARLILDDKILDASKKGSTRGGSCRHALLTDCSKPLGLFLTCPDSLRALRFLDCGNIELRGDTFSSATSLCILDLSECRINQLPDSIAHLQHLKYLNAPGIRGKYIPNHITRLLKLNYLSISGSSEILALPESIGEMEELVHLDLSGCSKIRKLPELFGNLKNMEHLDLSKCSDVTGVSEQLGSLMKLEYLDVSYCKNVGNLPRALSSLTELQYLNLSFSSYLMGIQDSLLGDEESYKYPAENISNPAGGSGIVGIVEAEILGTLTKVKYLKLCIDGFSTLLLPKLPEALGSFNELKYLDLSGSSSLYKLPSSFGKLHSLLHIDLSDCYRVDGVPEALTGLNKLRYLNLSNCSIGVNEELPSLRGLQEAIANLTELRYLNLKSCLETICGDQRVDESNAFLGHISALSYLEHLTLSRNGNLYSLPETFGKLRKLHKLDLSYCCNLRKLPVSISEIGSLRFLNTDGCRSFDESTLPQFRNSSFLLPHFVVLADDGESSSNIIKLKDENPPILEISRLERVKSSAEAQRINLSGKQSIGKIKFVWTKGAERFVEDIEVLKELMPPACLEYFELQGYNGIRFPPWVTSIESYLPRIIRISITELPSCTTLPPLGQLANLQELHIEQMDSITKIDGELYGCGGAFPKLTTFRLLRMENLEEWNTEHPCGEDGSHVLVFPILTLLAISGCPKLRIKPCLPRGEYFLDIRSCDDLLSPLEERYQVPESSYPAPKGLFVHYCEQPLHEWRLLHQLPGISYLSIEHCSDLTCSSTEIIRCLSSLETLSVTDCESITALPDWLGDLTSLMRLEIINCTGIQTLPESIERLTNLQELKVSGCPDLVQWCESEKSMTMLSHIKTKETRKRKLTYSLESYGKAKEQ
- the LOC120670792 gene encoding disease resistance protein RGA2-like isoform X2, whose protein sequence is MIYNDTKFKYYSQVWVYVSPRFDSNKIGNSIISQLTEKESQLNEKQLIRTRLKKLLAGKKILIVLDDLWEDDPYKLFDLKTMLMLGETGNIIVIVTTRDEHVAMEIGTIEPYKIELLTKELCWEIIKQKSGFEARDDKEQMKDIGMEIASKCGGVPLAAQSLGYTLRSKDLNEWEKVNDSDVWNEPTSRNGSLQNQVLAALRLSYSGMDHRLRSCFTYCAIFPKGHNIIKDDLSHQWISLGFIRPMKAPFKKHQLSEKYIAKLLGMSFLQPSMSPPTSGAYYEGITFFTMHDLVHDFARLILDDKILDASKKGSTRGGSCRHALLTDCSKPLGLFLTCPDSLRALRFLDCGNIELRGDTFSSATSLCILDLSECRINQLPDSIAHLQHLKYLNAPGIRGKYIPNHITRLLKLNYLSISGSSEILALPESIGEMEELVHLDLSGCSKIRKLPELFGNLKNMEHLDLSKCSDVTGVSEQLGSLMKLEYLDVSYCKNVGNLPRALSSLTELQYLNLSFSSYLMGIQDSLLGDEESYKYPAENISNPAGGSGIVGIVEAEILGTLTKVKYLKLCIDGFSTLLLPKLPEALGSFNELKYLDLSGSSSLYKLPSSFGKLHSLLHIDLSDCYRVDGVPEALTGLNKLRYLNLSNCSIGVNEELPSLRGLQEAIANLTELRYLNLKSCLETICGDQRVDESNAFLGHISALSYLEHLTLSRNGNLYSLPETFGKLRKLHKLDLSYCCNLRKLPVSISEIGSLRFLNTDGCRSFDESTLPQFRNSSFLLPHFVVLADDGESSSNIIKLKDENPPILEISRLERVKSSAEAQRINLSGKQSIGKIKFVWTKGAERFVEDIEVLKELMPPACLEYFELQGYNGIRFPPWVTSIESYLPRIIRISITELPSCTTLPPLGQLANLQELHIEQMDSITKIDGELYGCGGAFPKLTTFRLLRMENLEEWNTEHPCGEDGSHVLVFPILTLLAISGCPKLRIKPCLPRGEYFLDIRSCDDLLSPLEERYQVPESSYPAPKGLFVHYCEQPLHEWRLLHQLPGISYLSIEHCSDLTCSSTEIIRCLSSLETLSVTDCESITALPDWLGDLTSLMRLEIINCTGIQTLPESIERLTNLQELKVSGCPDLVQWCESEKSMTMLSHIKTKETRKRKLTYSLESYGKAKEQ